The genomic interval CAGTTTACAGTTTACTGCTTTTTGCCTTCAGAGCAATGCTACTATTAATTATAAAGTTAAGTCACTACAGTATAATTGCCAAGACAGTGTCAATTATGTAGCTGAATTAACTAGATTACAGCCCAGCTACTATCTTCTTATACCAAAACTATGCATTCATATATCCAGCACAACTGCATCTGAAATCAGGCCTAGGTAAGTTATGTGAACAGCTGGAATTTAGACAACAAGTCAATGTCCCTCTAGTCTAAGGCAattatttgtaactttttttgAATTCTAATAACAAAGTGGTAGTATCTTACCATTAGagcaactattatttttttcttaaatagcaAAAACCATCTCTGTTCCCCATGCCTtttcagttaaaattaaaaagctttcactttataataattttaaacttaagcTCACTCTTCACAGGCCCTCATAATACTGAAAACTAAGTCGCTAACAGTAAGTGAACATTTAAACATTGATTCTAGGACTTTATTCCCCACCTCATACTGAATGGAACCTCTAAGATGggtttattatatttcattcaaTTTCTTAACTACAAATTTTCcctgaaatttaaataaactagcatcaaaatattgagatttttttttaagatgaaggTCACTTGCAATAATAGCAAAGTAAACTATCACAACAACTCTTCTACTACTAACAACTGCAAACTCTGAAcaagatatatttaataaaaactgtAAAGGCACTGGAGAGCAACCAAAACAGATGGGAAGCTAGGTGAGTTGACACTAAAGCAGGAAACAAAAACTGACTGAATGTCCCATTTTAAAAAGCTGTCACTTGAGGAAAGCAAAAAGCAAGTTTCTTTGTTAGAGAATCAGAAGACAATTTGGGGCAACCCCAACAGCTGGAATATGAAGGGGAAAGTCTCAAGGAAAGTAAAGACCCCCTTGGCCCAATTCCTAGCTagtttttaaactatatatattcaGGCAGCTCAAATAAAGCTAAAACACTAGAAATTTTAGCAGTTCCCCTACCCAACAAAAGTATGAAGTTTATGTCAACTgcccaattaattttttttcaatatttttcagagTTATATAAGAGAAGCCGGTCTTTATAGTACACCAGTCATGACTATAATATAATCCCTAAGATCACTAAACACAATAAAGGAAAATGTGAACCATATAATGTAATTAAAGActaataaacttttcattttagcTACAATCAACTGACTGTAATCAATCTCCAAACTTTCCTAAAAACTATAACCTTTAGATTGCAATCCAGTGAATATCTAGTTTCCctattgctaatattttaaatttttatgttcctttttagAAGTCTCTGCAATCTATACCAAATATGAAAACTTCAGGAATCtgaaatgattttcaaatttagTTATAGCATGGAAAAGCCTATTTAGCATTTAGTACTTGGCCTTAAGTATTTAAAATGGTTATTTATCTTATCAGTAAATGCAACTTTATAACTCTTTAAAGAAATGATCGTTTTCTCAGCCAAGGAAAATGACATAGAAAAAGACAGCAAGTTAAGATCCTTTATGTTGTATTTCTCCAATAGTATATGCTAAACATTTACTAGGTATCTGTAAAGCAGATGAAAgagaaatgactttttaaatgatgTACTTAATGTTGTACAATATGAAAAAGAGATATTCAGAactataaaagtaataaataaaatatacaccaGATGTAGTCATAAATGAATCAGGGCCATCTCAACATGCACTTAGAATAACCAGTAAGTGAatattaagacatttattttgGTATCTTCATTCCTTACTATAATACATTTGAGTCTCCATTTAATATTTGAGTTCTGTAGATAAGACTCTTGAGTAACTGTAACAGATTTGTAAGCTTCAATGGAACCTTTAAAAACCCCTGAAATACATAAATTCTATCCCTAAACTGCAAGAATTTTAAGAGTTTGAAATGGAAGAGATGGTCACTTTATTTACACGAGTTcagttcatatatattttaataactgtttTAATAATCAGTTCTAATAACTGATTTGTTTCCAATATGAAAACCAGATTTAAAATAACTTGATCACCTTCTTTCAAACACAGTTGCTGACAAACCATACTCTAGGCTCCATCcttgtaaaaaataaatccaactttACTGAATCAGATAAAAGCCACTTAACATTAATTGAAGGAGGTTGAGCCTTTCATAAGTAGCATGAAAATATGGGTTGATGAAAACATTGCAGGATTCTATTATTAATAGCTTTTTGTCCTGCATAGTAATGcactgaaacaaaatatttcaaaatatagacTTTCCATTCTTTCCAAGCCTATTAAATTCCTTCCAAAAGTTTCATAATTCAGTCCTAGAATTGTTGGAACTGTGAGCATATCCTGTGACCTCTACAAAAGCTTCCAggagatttcagaaaatatatcttctaatttaaaaattgattgatTTGCCAAATGATGCAGCCAGGTTTGCTTCTCTAAAAGCTTCTGATAAGGTctgcaagggaaaaaaatgtaaaattaaaaatcaaatatttgtggGTCAGAAGAAAGTTTAGGTAGCCCATAATTCTGTGTGTTGTTAATAATTACCGGATGTGCATGGCAGACTCTAGCTATATCTTCACAGGAGGCTCCATATTCCAAAGCCAGAGCAGCTTCATTTACCATTTCTCCAGCACCCTTTAAAATAAGCCAAAAAGTAATTTTGCTTTAAGGGAAAACAACTGTGTACTAATAGGATAGCAATTATTAAGAGAACAGAATTTTAAGTCTTGTTTGCCATTATGGCAACTGAGGAAAATTCAGGAAAAGGTGACACAGAAGAGTTTGGGCTCTGAAGCCAGATGGATTCAAATCACTTCACTCGCTACCTCAACCACTCATTGGCTCTATGTGCTTCATTTAATTTCATCACTTCAATAATAGCACCTATCTCACAAgcctattataaaaattaaataaggttAATGTATATACTTAGGAAAAGCAACATAGAAAGCACTCAAATATCATATATTGTTACAGCAGATACCTAGGGGAAGAATACACTGTAGACTGAGTGAAGGCTTCCCTTAGGAGGGAATAACAAGAACAAAATCTGGAGGCAGAGCATTCTAGACAGAAGATCCTACAAGCACAAAGgcctattataaaaataagactGATGTGGTAAAAAATTAGTGAGAATAGACAGGGAGAACAGAGAGATGAGGTCAGAAAGGTGAGCAGAGTAAGGCTAGATTCAGTGAGGGCTCATCTTTAACAGTTTGAAGTTTAAAAGCACCGCTGGAGGGTTTTAAGCAGGGATATGGCGTAGTGTATGTTTTAAAGGGATGATTTAGCTGTAGTATAGATGATATACTACTATATCAAGACTGTGAGAGTACTGTTGGTACCCTGGTAGAAATGATGCACAGAAGCCTTATTCAAACTTTTGTTGATAATAACATCAGAATGTAAATACCAGGTAGTTTAAAATTAACCTGTAAAATAGCAATGCTTTCCAAGATTCTCAATGGAATTTCTATTTTTACAATACTCACTGGTCCTAGAATATGTGCTCCCAGTACTCGGTCTGTTGATTTGTGCCCAAGAATCTTCACCATGCCATCTGTGTCAGCATTTGTCTTAGCTCTGCTATTAGCAGCAAAGGGAAATTTTCCAACTTTATACTCAATACCCTGTGAGACAAAAATGAGAACTTTCATAAGCACTGAAAAAATTCATCTCCATTACTGAAATCATCTACTATTTGTACAGAAAACAAATCCCAAGAAGGCAGTTGTCCACAGAGCATACAGAAAGACCAAAAAGCATGTTAATGAAATCTACTTTGGGTATAAATGCAAGCAAATATAAATGTATGTCCGTCTATTTCAAGTCAAATATAAAAGCTCtgaaattattagttttttaGTACAGGCAGCTTATTCTTCCCTCTATTACGACTGATAAACCTAAAGAGTGAATGAGCTCTTTTTGAtgccaacaaaggaaaaaatacataaaatctaaTGTTCTCCACAATTACTAAAAAAGCATCTAGTATTGCATTAATAGTTTATCAGTCACCAGTGTCATTAGATCAATTCAAACACTGAAATAAAACTGCCCATGTTCAGAATTACCTCTTCCTTCAACTGCTCTTCTGACTTGCCAACCCACGCAACTTCGGGGTGTGTGTAAATCACTGATGGAACACAATTGTAGTCAATGTGCACAGCACCACCAGCTATTCCTTCAACACAGATAATGCCTTCATCCTCTGCTTTGTGAGCCAGCATTGGACCAGCAACCACATCACCAATAGCATAGATACTACCAAGAGATCAAAAGAAACAGTGAACTTCTGAAATCAAGGATACTCTTCTTCAGTTACACCATGttaacaaaaatgtttctagggctgggggtgtagctcagtgcctcatgtgtgtgagaccctgggttctatccccagcataataataaaataagtgaatgaagaaataaataattgcacTTCTAGTTAATAAGTCACCAAAACACATATCAAATACAGTTCTTCAACTATAAGCAATGGAAAAAATTCactaagttcttttttattttacatcttcTAAGTACACTATTCTTCCCCCAAgttgacacatttttttaaaatataacaagtgtcttatttttaaaacaatgtttgaaataaactttaaaataactgTAAATGCCCAGCATCTGAGAGGCTCAGttaagaggatcacttgagccagCTCAGGAATTCAAGACCCGCCTCGACAACACAAACCCTGcatgcaaataaaagaaaaaaatacatacacatacacataaactgaaaatgtaaataattaccCAACTTACTTTGGTATTTTTGTTTGGAATCTGGTATTGATTGGAATTCTACCTCTAGGATCTAATTCAATTCCAAGATCTTCTAGTCCCAAATTCTGAGTAAAGGGTCGTCGACCAATGCAAACCAAGAGTACATCACAAGTGATAACTTCAGCTTTACCACCAGAAGCAGCTTCAATACTAAACAATGAACAGTGTATAACTGTTAAACACACATCTATAAAGATAGGTGatagtaagaaattttaaatcaaagaCTTCTCAAAGCTTGATGAAATTTCTAATAATGTTAAGTTTACTTCATTATAAGCAAACTGAGTCAGACAATGGGAAAAATGTATACATCCTCTAGAGTTTTATCATTAAACTCTAATAAAAACAGGCAATGTAATATAATAGTTAAAAATAGAGTTCTCAGTAagaggcacagtggcacacacctgtaatcccagctacttgggaagtgAGGCAAAGTagccaaattcaaagccagccccagcaactgagtaagaccctcagcaatttagcaaaactctgtctcaaaagaaaaaataaaaagaactagaatgtcactcagtgataaagtacccttgggttcaatccctagtaacatccaaaaagaaaaaccacaagtcTCAAGGGTGGGGGGTGTGGATCAGGCTCAGTGGTGATGTGATTGATTGCCTAGGGTTTTTAAGGCCTAGGGATCCATTCccagcaacacaaaacaaaacaaaaaagcaaaaaacataaATCTTAGAATCAGTTAAGAACTATTCTGCCATTCATCAGCTGCATAAATCAAGTATTTAATAAGTAGAATACAGACACAGTAAACAATCTCATATTATTGATTTCTGCCTAAAAATACTATATTAATTTTACTCAACAATGGGAACTTTAAGTTTTGTGAACACAAATTATGAAAAGGAATATTACAATAAGAATATTGGTTAATTTTGTCTAACACCAACTAAATCATGAATTTCAGTGCACTAAGTTGATAGATAATACTGAGTCACACAATAAGCAATAAAATCACCTTATGTTATAGAAACCCAATACATTTGTTAAGCTGATCGAGTGTTTCTTAAGGTGACAAGGATGATATGTCAAAAATAAATGTACTATACTTACGAAACATCAATTTTTCCATCTGACTTTTTGGTAGCACCAGTAACCTTTgtattcaatttaaatttaaatccttGCTTTTGAAGGATGCGTTGAAAGCTTTTAGATACCTCCATATCAATTCCGACTCCACCAACATGACCCAAAAATTCAACTGCTGTCACATCTGCACCTAGTCGTTGCCAAACTGAACCCtacaaataacaattttaaaaatagataaagatttccatagcaaatgtttattgaatcaTCTTAAATAATTTACTTAAGACAGTTTCTTCTCTTGCTAATACTTTTATTAGAAAGAGGTTTAAAATGAACTCTGAAATAAATGGGTATAACTTCATATATTCACTTATTCACTCAAAACTTATTAAGCACTAACTATGTACTACATATGCTTTTATATACTAGGCATATATTAATGACCAAAACCCACGAAATTCCTGCCCTTGGGGCCCTTATATTATTGCAGGGGAGATTAACAAGTAAAATTCATGCTAAAGTGCtctaaagaaaaagtagaaaataagaatcaaaatatTAAACTGGCTTCATATTTTATCAACAAAGGAAAGGTTAATTTTATTCAAAGTATAATTTCAGCTAAatagtgtttttgtttgcttgtttgtttgatactaaagattgaacctgggaatacttaaccactaagccac from Urocitellus parryii isolate mUroPar1 chromosome 3, mUroPar1.hap1, whole genome shotgun sequence carries:
- the Dld gene encoding dihydrolipoyl dehydrogenase, mitochondrial, with translation MQSWSRVYCSLAKRGHFNRICHGLQGVSAVPLRTYADQSIDADITVIGSGPGGYVAAIKAAQLGFKTVCIEKNETLGGTCLNVGCIPSKALLNNSHYYHMAHGKDFASRGIEMSEVRLNLEKMMEQKSTAVKALTGGIAHLFKQNKVVHVNGYGKITGKNQVTATKADGSTQVVDTKNILIATGSEVTPFPGITIDEDTVVSSTGALSLKKVPEKMVVIGAGVIGVELGSVWQRLGADVTAVEFLGHVGGVGIDMEVSKSFQRILQKQGFKFKLNTKVTGATKKSDGKIDVSIEAASGGKAEVITCDVLLVCIGRRPFTQNLGLEDLGIELDPRGRIPINTRFQTKIPNIYAIGDVVAGPMLAHKAEDEGIICVEGIAGGAVHIDYNCVPSVIYTHPEVAWVGKSEEQLKEEGIEYKVGKFPFAANSRAKTNADTDGMVKILGHKSTDRVLGAHILGPGAGEMVNEAALALEYGASCEDIARVCHAHPTLSEAFREANLAASFGKSINF